From the genome of Cytobacillus firmus, one region includes:
- a CDS encoding PspA/IM30 family protein encodes MANLLTRIKDTVMADLHEALDKKEKKNPIALLNQYLRDCERETEKVRKLLERQYTLKDEFTREYDQAKNLAEKRKRQAEVASQAGEEELYQFASQEQMQYEERAGRLKDLLNQAADQMDDLERKYEEMKHKLKDMHIRRMELMGRENITRANHRMDKVLDQNNDKSFTKFQEIESYLDRLEHQVKSSYHRSTIDARIAQLEKELEKKPVL; translated from the coding sequence ATGGCAAACCTATTAACAAGAATCAAAGATACAGTAATGGCAGACCTTCACGAAGCATTGGATAAAAAGGAGAAAAAGAATCCGATTGCCCTTCTAAACCAATACCTTCGTGATTGTGAGCGGGAAACTGAGAAGGTCCGCAAGCTGTTGGAACGTCAATATACATTAAAGGATGAATTCACCCGGGAATACGATCAGGCGAAAAACCTTGCAGAAAAACGCAAGCGCCAGGCAGAGGTAGCTTCACAGGCAGGGGAAGAGGAACTCTATCAGTTTGCTTCACAGGAGCAAATGCAATATGAAGAGCGTGCCGGCCGTTTGAAGGATCTATTGAACCAGGCGGCAGATCAAATGGATGATCTTGAAAGAAAATACGAGGAAATGAAGCATAAGCTGAAGGATATGCATATCCGCCGCATGGAACTGATGGGCCGTGAAAACATCACACGCGCCAACCACCGAATGGATAAGGTGCTCGATCAAAACAATGATAAATCCTTTACAAAATTCCAGGAAATCGAATCTTATCTTGACCGTCTTGAGCATCAGGTGAAAAGCTCCTATCACCGCAGCACAATCGATGCCCGCATCGCACAGCTGGAAAAAGAGCTTGAGAAGAAGCCGGTATTGTAA
- the liaF gene encoding cell wall-active antibiotics response protein LiaF, translated as MNMNNKSDYMSWIIILGIVFLFVEIAFFNSGVIFSLLVPIGMVYIGRKWMPKSSGKWFFWLGLIFLLINIFSMMTLKFFLLAILVHLLIQFWQSKKEPKRILPDLKEPAVNLQKETVIKKNPLFSNIFVGQQKTPEQVYEWNDINIQTGIGDTVIDLSYTVIPKGETVIFIRNFIGNVQVLVPYDVEVTVSHSAIAGKARIFEYEESKMFNQHLHLQTPGYDQSGQRVKIFTSFAVGDIEVKRV; from the coding sequence ATGAACATGAACAACAAAAGCGATTATATGAGCTGGATTATCATATTAGGCATTGTCTTTCTCTTTGTGGAAATAGCCTTTTTTAACAGCGGCGTGATATTCTCTCTTCTAGTGCCAATTGGAATGGTATATATCGGAAGAAAGTGGATGCCTAAGAGCTCCGGTAAATGGTTTTTCTGGCTTGGATTAATTTTTCTTCTCATCAATATCTTCAGTATGATGACGCTGAAATTTTTCCTGCTGGCGATTCTGGTTCACCTGCTGATTCAGTTTTGGCAGTCCAAAAAAGAACCTAAACGAATTCTGCCAGATTTGAAGGAACCGGCAGTAAATCTCCAGAAAGAAACAGTCATAAAAAAGAATCCTCTTTTTTCCAATATATTTGTCGGCCAGCAAAAAACGCCTGAGCAGGTGTATGAATGGAATGATATCAATATCCAGACCGGCATAGGTGATACGGTCATCGACTTAAGCTATACAGTTATTCCAAAGGGAGAGACCGTCATTTTCATCCGGAACTTCATCGGAAATGTGCAGGTGCTTGTTCCCTATGACGTGGAGGTTACTGTTAGTCATTCAGCAATAGCCGGAAAGGCACGGATATTCGAATACGAGGAATCAAAGATGTTTAATCAGCATCTGCACCTCCAGACACCTGGCTATGATCAATCAGGACAGCGCGTTAAAATTTTCACTTCTTTTGCAGTCGGGGATATCGAGGTGAAGCGCGTATGA
- a CDS encoding sensor histidine kinase → MNIIQRQIAWGAGMSLLILAVLTASFFTMFPIPGWRDLWETEILDIPFILFVPSVSLAIGLIFGVLSGIYWRRQLFAVDTMFRQVEEGRQLDVPETGKELQSIAVRAEKIQKNMAEQAKISQKLANEKAEDIESRMQEIVSQERNRLARELHDSVSQQLFAASMMMSAITETQQDPEDRQTKQLKMVEEMIHQSQLEMRALLLHLRPAALKGKSLQEGIEELLVELLQKVSMEIEWKVETFPLDKGVEDHLFRILQEAVSNTLRHSKSQNLEVLLIQRDDYAILRVADDGVGFDVEETKAGSYGLQNMYERAAEVGGSMKIISVKNKGTRLEVKVPIM, encoded by the coding sequence ATGAATATCATTCAGCGGCAAATTGCATGGGGAGCGGGCATGTCCCTCCTCATTCTTGCTGTCCTGACAGCCTCTTTTTTTACGATGTTTCCCATTCCCGGCTGGCGGGATCTTTGGGAAACGGAAATACTTGATATTCCATTTATCTTATTTGTGCCGAGCGTAAGCCTGGCCATAGGCCTGATCTTTGGTGTGCTGTCAGGCATTTACTGGCGCCGGCAGCTTTTTGCAGTAGACACTATGTTCCGCCAGGTCGAAGAAGGCAGGCAATTGGATGTGCCGGAAACGGGTAAAGAACTGCAGTCCATAGCTGTCAGGGCCGAGAAGATTCAAAAGAATATGGCAGAACAGGCAAAGATCTCTCAAAAACTGGCAAATGAAAAAGCAGAAGATATCGAGAGCAGGATGCAGGAAATCGTTTCCCAGGAACGGAACAGGCTTGCCCGTGAGCTTCACGACTCTGTCAGCCAGCAGCTGTTTGCAGCATCGATGATGATGTCCGCCATTACTGAAACCCAGCAGGATCCGGAAGACAGGCAAACAAAGCAGCTGAAAATGGTGGAGGAAATGATCCATCAGTCACAGCTCGAAATGCGTGCCCTGCTCTTACACCTTCGTCCGGCTGCACTTAAGGGCAAAAGCCTTCAGGAAGGAATTGAAGAGCTTTTGGTCGAATTGCTTCAGAAAGTTTCCATGGAGATTGAATGGAAGGTGGAGACTTTTCCGCTTGATAAAGGGGTGGAAGACCATTTATTCCGTATTCTTCAGGAGGCAGTGTCCAACACACTCCGCCATTCCAAATCGCAAAATCTTGAAGTGCTCCTGATTCAAAGAGATGATTATGCCATTCTCCGGGTGGCTGATGATGGAGTCGGGTTTGATGTAGAGGAAACAAAGGCAGGCTCCTATGGCCTGCAGAATATGTATGAACGTGCAGCGGAAGTTGGCGGCAGCATGAAAATCATCAGTGTGAAAAATAAGGGAACCCGTCTTGAAGTAAAGGTTCCGATTATGTAA
- a CDS encoding response regulator transcription factor: MIKVLFVDDHEMVRIGVSSYLTAQPDIEVIGEADNGKTAIDMALELRPDIILMDLVMKEMDGIEATRRIIEQWPEAKIIIVTSFLDDEKVYPALEAGATSYMLKTSKASEIAEAVRSTYHGQSVLEPEVTGKMMVKMRQKNQLLPHEELTSREMEILLLMTEGKTNQEIADELFIALKTVKTHVSNILSKLQVQDRTQAVIYAFKHSLVK, from the coding sequence ATGATTAAAGTACTTTTTGTGGATGATCATGAAATGGTTCGGATTGGAGTGTCTTCCTATTTGACGGCACAGCCGGATATTGAGGTTATAGGAGAAGCGGATAACGGAAAAACAGCGATTGATATGGCACTTGAATTGCGGCCGGATATCATTCTGATGGATCTAGTGATGAAGGAAATGGACGGAATCGAGGCGACCAGAAGAATCATCGAACAATGGCCGGAAGCTAAGATCATCATTGTGACAAGCTTCCTGGATGATGAAAAAGTGTATCCGGCTTTGGAAGCAGGGGCGACAAGCTATATGCTGAAAACCTCCAAAGCAAGTGAAATTGCTGAGGCAGTCCGCTCGACTTATCATGGACAGTCAGTGCTTGAACCGGAAGTAACAGGCAAAATGATGGTGAAAATGAGGCAGAAAAATCAGCTGCTGCCCCATGAAGAGCTGACAAGCCGCGAGATGGAAATCCTCCTTTTAATGACAGAAGGCAAAACGAACCAGGAAATCGCCGACGAGCTTTTCATTGCCTTAAAAACAGTCAAAACACATGTGAGCAATATACTAAGCAAACTGCAGGTGCAGGACAGGACCCAGGCGGTCATATATGCCTTTAAGCACTCGCTGGTTAAATAA